One Ranitomeya imitator isolate aRanImi1 chromosome 1, aRanImi1.pri, whole genome shotgun sequence DNA window includes the following coding sequences:
- the LOC138652056 gene encoding uncharacterized protein isoform X2, which produces MQVLEDCEIPEDTYLVCLDVEALYTSISHNLANSVDFLDIKLSIENSKIACNLFRKATATNSLLHYESFHPQHLKNGIPKGQFLRLRRNCSTNTDFLGQAKDLTRRFKQRGYPQRVISKAFQLARGQDRSSLLEKKVRSREYFNCRSRNLVYAILCGCPKIYVGQTSQELKRRMQQHLSNIAMASRDQKRNKTLSSVAAHFLEKHQGLPVGFKVMGLESVSTNIRGGNITNALLRCESKWIYKLQSCTPRGLNEDLLFTGFYKQL; this is translated from the exons ATGCAAGTCTTGGAGGATTGTGAGATACCGGAGGACACTTACCTGGTGTGTTTGGACGTCGAAGCTCTGTACACAAGCATATCACACAATCTAG CAAATTCTGTAGACTTCCTTGATATCAAACTTTCCATCGAAAACTCTAAGATCGCCTGCAACCTGTTTCGGAAAGCTACTGCGACAAACAGCTTACTACATTACGAGAGCTTTCACCCGCAACATCTAAAAAATGGGATCCCCAAAGGTCAATTTCTCCGTCTCAGGAGAAACTGTAGCACCAACACAGATTTTCTGGGACAAGCCAAGGACCTGACAAGGCGATTTAAACAAAGGGGCTATCCACAAAGGGTGATTTCCAAAGCATTCCAACTTGCTCGTGGTCAGGATAGATCCAGCCTCCTGGAGAAAAAG GTTCGCTCTAGGGAATACTTTAACTGTCGTTCACGAAATCTGGTATATGCTATACTCTGTGGTTGTCCCAAGATATATGTTGGCCAGACATCGCAGGAACTTAAGAGAAGGATGCAGCAACATTTGTCCAACATCGCTATGGCTTCGAGAGATCAGAAAAGGAACAAGACTTTGTCATctgtggcggctcattttttggagAAACATCAAGGACTTCCTGTGGGTTTTAAGGTTATGGGCCTGGAGAGCGTATCTACAAACATCAGAGGCGGAAACATTACAAATGCTCTCCTTCGGTGCGAGTCCAAATGGATTTAtaaacttcagagctgcactccaaGGGGCCTCAATGAGGACCTGTTATTCACAGGATTCTATAAACAACTATAA
- the LOC138652056 gene encoding uncharacterized protein isoform X1 → MQVLEDCEIPEDTYLVCLDVEALYTSISHNLANSVDFLDIKLSIENSKIACNLFRKATATNSLLHYESFHPQHLKNGIPKGQFLRLRRNCSTNTDFLGQAKDLTRRFKQRGYPQRVISKAFQLARGQDRSSLLEKKVREPLRSVPLITTFNNQWSDIRGILSRNWDILLSDKKIIPFISETPNLVARRAKNLKDDLCHSHYYRPSGRLNRGSRVVGSYPCGNCNICQFITASDVCSASCLPFQVRSREYFNCRSRNLVYAILCGCPKIYVGQTSQELKRRMQQHLSNIAMASRDQKRNKTLSSVAAHFLEKHQGLPVGFKVMGLESVSTNIRGGNITNALLRCESKWIYKLQSCTPRGLNEDLLFTGFYKQL, encoded by the exons ATGCAAGTCTTGGAGGATTGTGAGATACCGGAGGACACTTACCTGGTGTGTTTGGACGTCGAAGCTCTGTACACAAGCATATCACACAATCTAG CAAATTCTGTAGACTTCCTTGATATCAAACTTTCCATCGAAAACTCTAAGATCGCCTGCAACCTGTTTCGGAAAGCTACTGCGACAAACAGCTTACTACATTACGAGAGCTTTCACCCGCAACATCTAAAAAATGGGATCCCCAAAGGTCAATTTCTCCGTCTCAGGAGAAACTGTAGCACCAACACAGATTTTCTGGGACAAGCCAAGGACCTGACAAGGCGATTTAAACAAAGGGGCTATCCACAAAGGGTGATTTCCAAAGCATTCCAACTTGCTCGTGGTCAGGATAGATCCAGCCTCCTGGAGAAAAAGGTACGTGAACCTCTTCGATCGGTACCTTTGATAACTACTTTCAACAATCAATGGTCAGACATCAGAGGCATTCTGTCGAGGAACTGGGATATCCTCTTGAGCGACAAGAAAATCATACCATTCATCTCTGAAACTCCTAATCTAGTTGCCAGGAGGGCTAAGAACCTTAAAGATGACTTATGCCATAGTCACTATTATAGGCCATCTGGGAGGCTGAACCGTGGCTCGAGGGTTGTGGGCTCATATCCCTGTGGTAACTGTAATATATGTCAATTTATCACAGCCAGTGACGTCTGTTCTGCCTCTTGTTTGCCTTTTCAGGTTCGCTCTAGGGAATACTTTAACTGTCGTTCACGAAATCTGGTATATGCTATACTCTGTGGTTGTCCCAAGATATATGTTGGCCAGACATCGCAGGAACTTAAGAGAAGGATGCAGCAACATTTGTCCAACATCGCTATGGCTTCGAGAGATCAGAAAAGGAACAAGACTTTGTCATctgtggcggctcattttttggagAAACATCAAGGACTTCCTGTGGGTTTTAAGGTTATGGGCCTGGAGAGCGTATCTACAAACATCAGAGGCGGAAACATTACAAATGCTCTCCTTCGGTGCGAGTCCAAATGGATTTAtaaacttcagagctgcactccaaGGGGCCTCAATGAGGACCTGTTATTCACAGGATTCTATAAACAACTATAA